Sequence from the Methanolobus chelungpuianus genome:
TAGGGAAGTGATAAACTAGTTTATCACAGGGATTTCTTGTCTTAGAAGACCAGGCCCAGACCCTCGAGTTTCTTGCGTGCGCCCTCGTAGACCTGGACGTACTCGTCGGTGGGTGTTATGGTCTTGACGTCATAGCACTCCTGGAAGGTCTTGCCTTGAGGTGCGGTTGCATAGTTCTTCTCG
This genomic interval carries:
- a CDS encoding monomethylamine:corrinoid methyltransferase yields the protein EKNYATAPQGKTFQECYDVKTITPTDEYVQVYEGARKKLEGLGLVF